Proteins encoded within one genomic window of Lampris incognitus isolate fLamInc1 chromosome 1, fLamInc1.hap2, whole genome shotgun sequence:
- the rfc5 gene encoding replication factor C subunit 5: protein MASTSSMVSSQSRNLPWVEKYRPQKLDDLISHRDILSTIQKFISEDRLPHLLFYGPPGTGKTSTILACARQLYKGKEFNSMVLELNASDDRGIDVVRGPILSFASTRTIFKKGFKLVILDEADAMTQDAQNALRRVIEKFTENTRFCLICNYLSKIIPALQSRCTRFRFGPLSQDQMIPRLEHVIQQESIDITPDGMKAIVTLSTGDMRRSLNILQSTSMAHGKVTEDTVYTCTGHPLRSDIANILDWALNKEFTTAYNQILQLKTLKGLALHDILTEVHLLIHRVDFPPSIRMGLLIKLADIEHRLAGGTNEKIQLSSMVAAFQGVRDLVVSEAS, encoded by the exons ATGGCATCGACCAGCAGCATGGTGTCATCTCAGTCTCGCAATTTACCATG GGTTGAAAAGTACAGACCGCAGAAACTGGATGACCTGATCTCTCACAGGGATATTCTCAGCACCA TCCAGAAGTTCATCAGTGAGGACAGGCTTCCCCACCTCTTATTTTATGGCCCTCCTGGGACAGGAAAGACCTCCACCATCCTAGCATGTGCCAGGCAACTGTATAAGGGTAAAGAGTTCAACTCTATGGTGCTGGAG CTTAATGCATCAGATGACAGAGGTATTGATGTGGTACGAGGTCCCATCTTGAGTTTTGCCAGCACCAGGACCATATTCAA GAAGGGCTTCAAGTTGGTGATACTGGACGAGGCAGATGCCATGACCCAGGATGCCCAGAATGCACTGCGGCGAG TGATTGAGAAGTTCACAGAGAACACACGCTTCTGCCTCATCTGCAACTACCTGTCCAAGATCATCCCGGCCCTGCAGTCACGCTGCACCCGGTTCCGTTTCGGCCCACTCTCCCAGGACCAGATGATCCCGAGGTTGGAGCATGTCATCCAGCAGGAAAG TATTGACATAACTCCAGATGGAATGAAGGCTATCGTGACACTTTCCACAGGAGATATGAGACGATCGCTCAACATACTGCAG AGCACCAGCATGGCTCACGGGAAGGTCACTGAGGACACGGTGTACACCTGCACCGGTCATCCCCTCCGCTCAGATATAGCCAACATCCTCGACTGGGCCCTCAACAAAGAATTCACCACAGCGTACAACC AGATCCTTCAGCTGAAGACTCTGAAAGGCCTCGCTTTGCATGATATCCTCACAGAGGTTCATCTGCTTATACACAGAG tgGACTTTCCCCCGTCAATTCGGATGGGACTGCTCATTAAGTTGGCTGATATTGA ACACAGGCTTGCAGGAGGAACCAACGAAAAGATCCAGCTCAGTTCCATGGTGGCAGCTTTCCAGGGTGTGCGTGACCTTGTAGTCAGCGAGGCCTCCTAG